The DNA region TCTCAAATGCTTTTTCAAAAACATACGAACAAGCTAATGTACATTATATAACTTAGAGATTAAAAATGCAATAACACAAACATCATGGTATAATATACTCTATATGACTAAAGGAGGATGACTATGATTAAACATATTGTTATGTGGAATATTAAAGAAGATCTTGACCTGGATGCAACAAGAGAAACACTAAAAGAAAAATTAGAAGCTTTACTTGAGAGTGTAGAAAGCTTAAAGGAAATATCCGTCGGCTTCAACTACAACGATTCAGAAGCTAAACGTGATATCGTCTTGATGACAAGCTTTTTGGACAAAGCCGGACTTGACGCTTACATCGTTCATCCTGCCCACATCCAAGTCGGTCAGTATGTAAGAGCAGTTACAAAAGATCGGGTTGTCGTCGATTATGAATATTAGTGTTTAAGTATTAAAAAGGAGTTGCATTATGCAACTCCTTTTTAATACTTATAACCATCCATGATCATTCTTATCTTCAATCGTTTCAATCCATCCAAAATCATCTTTTACATTACCATATTGCATGCCTGTTAAAGTATCATATATTCTTCTGGTTATAGGACCAATTTCATTGTTATGCACCACAAAGTCAAGACCTTTGAAATGAATGCCACCAACCGGTGATATGACCGCTGCCGTACCTGTACCAAAGACCTCTTCCAAATCCCCATTTTTTGAAGCCTCAATGATTGTATCCATGGAAATCCGTTCTTCATAAATCGGAATATCCCATGACTTAAGTAGAGATATTACAGAATCTCTTGTGATTCCGGGTAAGATGCTACCGGATAAAGCCGGCGTGTATACTTTACCACGAATTTTAAAGAAGATATTCATGGTACCTACTTCTTCTACATAACGATGTTCTATGGCATCCAGCCATAATACTTGAGCAAAACCTTCGTTTTTTGCATTTTTCTGAGCAATCATGCTGGCACCGTAGCTACCACCTGTTTTGGCTTCTCCCACACCACCTTTGGACGCTCGAACATAGGTATCTTCCACATAGATTCGAACCGGGTTTAAACCTTCTTTGTAATAAGCACCCACCGGGGATAGGATAATCATAAATAGATAGGATTTAGAAGGATTTACCATAAGTGTTGGCTCAGTGGCAATAACAAAAGGTCTTATGTATAAAGATGTTCCCGCTTCCTCAGGCACCCAAGAAGCATCTGTGTGAACCAATGTCCTAACCGCTTGTACAAAATCTTCAACCGGTATTTGTGGCATGCAAATACGGTCATTGGTATTGTTGAGTCGCTTCCCATTCATGTCCGGTCTAAAAAGATTAATTTCTCCATCTTGTCTTCGATAAGCTTTAAGACCTTCGAACATTTCTTGACCATAATGAAACACCACCGCTGAAGGATCAAGATGCAAATCTTCATAAGGCTTTACTCTCGGGTTATGCCACCCCATACCTTCTTGGTAGTCCATCACAAACATGTGATCCGTAAAATAGTTTCCAAACCCTAGATTGTTGGGATCCGGTTTATCTTTGAGCTGCTTTGCTTTTATAATATCAATAGTTAACATGACAACACCCCCGACTTTCAATTATATTCGTTTCATTATATCAAACTCGAGGGAAGTTAACAAGAAAAGAAGTCTTGCTAATACTGCGTCACATAGGATTTTAATTTTTCCGGCAAGGCACTCACTCTATATGAATACTCACCATAGTCCTTATAGATTAAAGTAATTCTATAACTGTCTTCCGGGTCCTTGGAATAATCATAAGGTAACCCGAAAATAATATCAATGATATCATCATCCACTATCCCGGCGGAATCTATCTTTCCTTGTAGCTGCATCTCCTTCACATACTCAGGCGGTATATCACCTTCCATGTCGGGCGTGACTACCGGTGTTATACGCGCACTCACAATACCTTCTCTGTTTGGTATGATGCCTTCATACCCATTCTCCTTCAACCATGCTTTTGTATGTTCAAAACTCGGCCAAACATTCAGGCTATGATAGTTTAGAATTTCATAATCCTCTTCTCTTGTATCATCACCTTTTGTTATAGCAATATCAATGGTTCCCCAGTTGTCATAACTGACTTCTTCCCTATAGGACAATAGCATAAAATCTTTTCGATAAGCCTCAAATAAAGAGTTGCTTTTATCTGGACTAATATTTCTTTCCTGACCGCCACGTCCCCATATATTAATTGTAGATATTTTGGGATGGGTTAATATGGCTTCAATGTCTTTAATACGTCCTTGTTTGTAACCTTCAGATTCATGAAGACGGGCAAATGCTTCTTCCATTTTTGGGTTTTCATACATTCGATTTACTCTTTTACCATTCTTCAGTACATATACCAGATCCAACCTATATACACGGCTATTATATCCCATATCTTGCTCGGCATGAATCGCAGTTTCATGAAGATTAAGCACTTCTTGAACGGATGCTTGCTCCGTAAAAACCAGCTCAAAATTGGCTTCACTTCCATACAATACGGATTCATCCGTCATTCTACCTTGTCTTGGATTGCTATTTTCGCCATAAACAACATACGCTACCTCTTCTGAATTCGGGACATAAGATTCAAAACCAATCAAATCAAAGTCTACAATCACAAGGGCTAACATAAAAAGACCAACGACGACTAACCATGATTTGTAATAGACAAATATTCTTACCGTTTTTTCTGCTATCATCTTCGTGACGCCGTAACCAATAAGTGCACCAAAGAATACGCCTACATAAACGCCCAGTGAACGGTTATCATAAAACATAGAGCCTAGCATATTAGCCAGTGTCAAAGTAATCAACACCGTTAATAAGCCTATGAAACCAATCTTTGCAAAATCAAAAGCGATTAAGTCATGATGCCTTTCTAGATTTCTTTTTTTATACAAAATATAACTTGCTGCAACAGAAATACCTAAATAAATAACCAGCACCAGAAAGCCTTTAATCAGAAAATCTGTATTACTTGCATCCACCATTCTTCCGATGGTGTAATAAGGTGTCATCAATAAATGTAGTGCCTCTTCGTCTAAGTATGTGGAAAAGCCTTTTAGCGTCCAACCAATCAAAATCTTACCAAATTCAACAATAGCAACTGGGATGGCCATCATAACATACGTTAAAACGGCCTGAAGCACCGATGACCCCACCAGCATGCCAAACATAACGGTTATGTAGAAAATAGTCATGCCACTTAAGATCATACCTATAACGTAGATACTTAAATGCAAGGCAAGATCTGAAGCCGGATATCCCTTTGACACAAGAATGGCATAAGATATAAGCGTATTTACAAGCAAAGGTATACCAAATAAAATCACAAAAGATATCATATGACTAAAGAATAAGGTCTTGCGACTCACCGGAAAAGCATGAATCGTTGCCAAAGCTTTTTCATCTTGAATATATCTGAACAAGACAATTCCTAGAATCACAGGTAGGAAAAATAAGATAAATACATCCCAACCACTTGGTATTTTGTAAAGCAAATGATCCATTTTATGGGTTGTGCCAAGTGTATTCATAAGCATACCAAAATTAACCACTAAAAAGTGTATAACAAAGTATAATATGCCAATATAAGCAAATCGTTTAATGTTATTTTTAAGAATGGCTTTATTATAGAATGAGGTTTGTAACTTCATAGCCTTCCCCTCCAATCTCATATATAAATATTTCTTCTAATGTTAAGGGTATAAAATCTACCAGAACAGGTTTCATAGGACTTAAGGACTTTTCGATCTCGTCTCTTAAACCTCTTACGATTATAGTATGTACAGACCCAACTTGCATTGCTTTAAGTGGGTTCAAACTTTTAAGCGTTACATCTGAATTCTCAAAAGCCACTTGAATCTTGTGAATATCTGATTTCATTTCATCTAAGTCTCTTTCAAGAAGCAACTTACCTTCATGTAAAATACCCACATAGTCACATACATCTTCTAATTCTCTGAGATTGTGGGATGAAACGACCACTGTCATGTTTCTTTCGGCCACATCTTGCAACAGAAGCGACCATATTTGACGACGCATGACCGGGTCAAGTCCGTCAACAGGCTCGTCTAAAATCATAACATCCGGCTTCGTGCAAATCTCTAACCAAAAGGCCACTTGCTTCTTCATCCCTTTAGAGAGCTGACTGATTTTCTTTTGAATAGGAATCTTAAGGAGTGCTTGTATCCTTACAAAACGATCACGATCAAACACATCAAACATATCTTCATAAAAATCCGCCATATCTTTAATGGTGGACATAGGGAAATAATACAGCTCATCCGGAATAAAACGAATACGCTGCTTTAAGCTAATATTATCTTCTACAACCTGACCGTCAATAAAAACCTGTCCTTGATTCTGCCTAAATACCCCAGTCATGATTTTTAATAAAGTTGTCTTGCCTGCACCATTTGGTCCGACCATACCGTATACAGAACCTTTTTTTACATGTATGTTAATCTGGTCAAGGGCTTTGAACGTCCCATATGACTTTGTTAAATCTATTGTTTTAATCATTGATTTCCACCTCTCTTATAAGCATCTTTCAGGAGATCCATAAGGGTTTCTATGGGTATATTCAATAGCTTTGCTTCAAGAATGGTTTCCTTTAGCTTTTTCTTGACCCCTTCAATTTCCTGATTTCTATATACAACATCCAGTTTTTTTGCGAAATTGCCTCTACCTTGAAGGGCATAGATATACCCATCCTGTTCTAACTGTTTGAATGCCTTCAAAATGGTGTTAGGGTTTACTGTCAATAAGGACGCAAGCTCTCTGATAGACGGTAATTGCTCATCTTCCTTGATATGGCCTTCCAGAATCAATCTTCTAATATTTTCATACATCTGTTCGTAAATCGGAATTCGGCTTCTAATATCCACTTGAAACATAAGACACCTCCTGTATTAACTGTATTATATAACATAATACAGTTAAGTGCAAGTCTTCTTTATTACGTAAAGATATACATTAAAATATCCTGCAGACCCTTTAATCTAAAACGCTGATTCTTGGACTTAGCCGTGAACGCATTTTACAGATAATAGGACCAGCAGGATATTATATTTACTACAAACTTCTATATAGGCTTTCTTCTTTTTCTTTGTTTTTATGAATGGGCAAAATGACAAATTCAAATACTGTGTTTTTAGGTTTTAATTTGTAAGCCTCTAGTTGATCCGGCCCACAGCTACCATTGCCTAGACCTGATTGTCCATAATCAATCATGACCAAAGTTTCAGGTACTTGCTTGAGTTCATAAGTATGGGTCGCCTCAACAAGATTTTTCAGATCATAGTGCATCACTGAAAAATCCATTTGCTCTTTTGCCACAATCATAATCCCCACACCATTCTCATCCATCAAAGATTGCCATCTGGTATCTGTTTTGTTACCATTTTCCTGGGGAATAATATAAGGCTCAAACTGGTCGTCTACTCTACCCTGATAAATACCCACCAAAGCACTTTCCTTCTTATCACTGTAGCTTTCATGCGGTCCTCTTCCGTACCACCTGAGTTGATCAAAGCCCGATTTCATTTTAAACATCACACCAATTCTTGGTAGCAAATCAATTTCCAGTAAAGGCCTTGTGGCCATTGCCACATCGATTCTACCATTACCTTGTATATAGTAATGCATTGTTGTTTCAAAAGCAATATACTCTGATGTCTTTGCAAAGTTAGCTTCTACCTGTATATGGACCTGGTGCTCACTTTTTTTGATTTCTACAGATTTGACATTTCTCCTAAGTTTATCTAGCCCGGCTTTTCTCCAGAGACCTGCCGGACAATCCTCTCGTCCAACCCATCCTTTTTCATCATTGTCTGTTGGTGCTCTAAAAAAATTCTCAGTTAGACCTTCCTCAAGTGTTTCTATACCTTCTACTTTAATACTGCTTAAAACACCATAGACTTTATCAAAAATAATTTCAAAATCTTTTCCTGTTAAATGCAATTCAAACCTATTCTCTTTTTCCGATGAAAAATATATTTTTTCATTATGACGAACGTTGGCTATTAAGCCACTGGCTTTTATTTCGATTTGATGCCTATAAACTTCATAAATATCATCTGTAAATATCATCGGTTTTTTACTTGTAAAATACGTATTAAGATGATAGTCACATTCGATTTTACCTATCTCTTCAAGGTTATATGGTAAATGGATATCCTCCGCATGATGGGGCAAAATGGATAAATCATCTACTGAACCCTTAAGGATGACTTGTCCATCTTCAAGCAGTTCCCAATGCATGTTAATATGGGTCAAATCAAGGAAATCATAGCGATTTTCAACATTGATTATACCTTTTTTCCCATCTATGTCCGTCACTTTTATAGGTGCAATCACTTGCTTGAATTCCATCAACCCTGTGTGAGGTCTTCTATCTGGATAAACCATACCATCAATACAGAACTTTAGATCGTTCGGTTCATCCCCGAAGTCACCACCATAAGCAAACCAGGATCCCTTTTGTTCATCTTGTCGACTGAGCCCATGGTCAGCCCATTCCCAAATACAACCGCCAACCAAACGGTCATATTTATAGATGGCGTCAAAATACTCCTGTTGATTTCCCATACTGTTCCCCATAGAATGTATAAACTCGCAGATGAAATAAGGCCGTTTCTCGTCTTTCCTTTCACCTTCAGCGATGACGGTATCCACAGAAGGATACATAACGCTTACCATATCCACAACTGCTGCTTCCCCAGCGCTTTCATAATGTATGGGACGTGTTGTATCTACCGACCGAATATAAGCTGCCATTGCATCATGATTAGGACCATATCCGGATTCATTTCCAAGGGACCAGAAAAGTATTGACGGTTGATTCTTATCTCTATGAACCATACGTTTAGCACGATCTACAAAAGCCGCCTCCCATTCCTTAAGATGGTTGATACCAAGCGCTTGCCCAATACCATTATTGGCTATACCTTCATTACGAACAAAGCCATGGGTTTCCAAATCCGCTTCATCCATGCAATACATTCCATATATATTACATAATTCATACCAGTAAGGGTCATTTGGATAGTGGGAGGATCGTACCATATTGATGTTGTGTTGCTTCATCAGAAGAATATCCTCTAACATATCCCCTCTTGTTACAGCATAGCCTCTTTCCGGGTGCGTATCATGTCGGTTCACACCTTTAAACTTAACAGATACACCATTGACTAAGACTTGTCCATTCTGAATCTGAACGGATCTAAAACCAATAGTTTGTCTTCTTATATCTATCACTTCGCCACTACCGCTCTTCAATGAAATAACCATCTGATAGAGATTCGGTGTTTCTGCATTCCATGTTTTCACATTCTCAATATTATGCTTTTGTTTTGCCTTCCCATGTGTCACATCTAAGGAAGTCTCCCATATTAGCTGAGTGGATGTTTCATATAGGGCTAGCACCATCGTCATCGCATCATGATCATCTACACCTTCTGTATCAATTTCCACATCTAATATTCCGTTCTTATAAGTGGCATCCAGTAAACTTTGAATCCGATAGTCCTTAATATGTTTTTTCTGTGTGGCATATAGGTAGACTTCCCTAAAAATACCACTCATGCGCCAGTAGTCTTGGTCTTCAAGGTAACTGGTGGCCGCCCATTTATATACTTCTACAGATAGACAATTCTCTCCTATATGTAGATAAGGTGTGATGTCAAATTCCGAAGGCATATGACTGCCTTGGCTATAACCAACTTCTTTGCCATTGACATAGACCGTAAATGCTATGCTCACACCACCAAAGTGTAGGACGGTTTTCAAATCTTTCCAGGTGCTATCGACCAAGAACACTCTTCTATAACAACCTACCGGATTTGCTTCCGGGATATTTGGCGGATCTACCGGTATTGGATAGGCCACATTGGTGTATACAGGAACATCATAACCATGAAGTTGCCAATTAGATGGTACAGGTAAAGTATCCCACAAGGCATCATCATATTCAGGCATAACGTATGTTTCCGGTACATAAGCCGGATGGTTAAAATATTTGAACTTCCATAAACCGTTTAGCAACATAAAGTACTTGGATTCTAATCTATCACCTTTAAGTGCTTGACCTACACTACCAAAAGGTATACTTGTCCCATGAGGATCTAAGGTGTTTTTGCTTAATATATTTAGGTCTTTCCAATAATCTTTTACCATATTAACCTCCGTATTGATTATTCGTGCTCACAATAATATAAGAATATTAAATCAATCATTTCACTCAATACCATTCTATACCCTTATTTTAAGAGATTCAATATAAGTATATTCAATTAGTATATAATAATTTTAAACACTTTTCCTATTATTAGTTTGAAATATGGTAAAAGCTACCTCAATACTGAGGTAGCTTTTGACTTAAATGATATTATACATGGTTTATACGCTTCACGGTTGAAGTCTCAAAATTAAATTCCTCTAACCTACAGCCTTACTTAGTGATAAAATCTATCCAGTGTAGATACTCTTTTGAACCGTTTTCAATTGGTATAACAATGATCTCCGGTAGCTCATAAGAGTGCAAACCTTTAATCGTTCTTTCAACTTCTTCATATAAATGCTTTTTCGTCTTAATCATCAATCTTATCTCTTCATCATGATGCAACTTATCATTATAAAAATAGTGGCTATACTCCGTTGATGAATGTATACAAGCTGCAAGTTTTTCTTCAAGCAGTATTTTGGTAATATAATCTGCTTCACGATAATCTCTTGATGTTGTCATAATAATAATATAGCCATCTTCCATAAGTGCCTCCTCATTCTATGCTTCTTACTTTATTGCCATTGAACAGTTCCCTAGTAATAAAAGTATTCTCCATTTATGATTCTATATAAATCACTGGATTTATTGGGGAAGGGTTTATGATTAAAAAACAAACTTTGACCAATGTTATTATGTCCGTCCAAAGCATTTTTAGCTGCTGCCCAACTCTCTAAATCCGGTTCTAAGGCTAAAAAACTGTCTCGATGCGCCGGTGGAAATTGTGTAGCATATTTCGTATCAAAAATAACCTCTTTGATTGACATAGGAAACCTACTGCTTTTTACTCTGTTTAAAACAACATTTGCAACGGCAAGTTTAGCCTCATAGCCTATGCCGTAGGCCTCTGTTCGAACAATCCTTGCCAACCATAGAATATCCTCATAATTATACTGATTGGTTGCAATCAACTCTTGGGATACTTCGACAGATGGATTACTGATTGCTACTGTACGAATCAAAGGATTGTAATTGACATCAAAAGCCAGTTCTTCTGCAATAATCCTTAGGGGTAACATCGTGCGGCCATCAACAATGACCGGAGCTACACCCATCGTTTTTTCTACATCGTTAACCCAATAATTCATACTGTCAATCTTGAAGGTAATCGACTTCTCACCCACAACAATCGTGGCACTTCTATCTTCTTCATTCCAAACCACTTCCTCAGTACCCAAAGCCTCTACCACTGTCCTAATTGGTACCATCGTTCGATCTTCTTCAATATAGGGATTGCTATCCATTTTAATGATCATGTCATTTACGCGAATATCTAGTTTCATCATGGCCGCTTCAGTGTTGTTCCCCATGCCTAACAATATAAATAGTGCCATAGCGGTCACTATTATACATTTCTGCATTTTTTACACCCCATTTCGTTAATGATGCCTTTTTAAATTCATGTTTTGACTCTAATATGTTTTGATTTTTAACATAAAATGATTGTAGCATAAGGTATCTTTACTTGCAAGAAATGAATGACAATTGGTCGCGTTAATTTACTGTCGGAAAAGTAAGGATAGAAAAATCCTGATGAGATATTTTGAGTTCTGTAAAAACCATCTTATCATAGTTTTATAATTCATTGTACCTTTTCCATTAATTTTGCATACTTAAAAAGCCAGTCCATTTAGGATTGTGGCTACTAGACTTTAGTATATCTAAATTCGTCGGCTAAAACCCTTCCATGACTACATTGCAAACGACCTTCGTTGATACGTCCATGTATCAAACGAAGGTGGAATACATCCTTGTATTCTGGCGTTTTGCAACATAGTCATTCCAGGAACTTTATCCTCTACACATCTGATTTCACTTTTTCTTATGTCTTTTTACTAAACGTAGATCAAATGATGCCCCTTAGTTTCTTTGTAAGACAATACATGCCATCTACTAGCCGGGTACTACCTGCGACTGTCTGATGGTTCCAAACATCTGTATAGGTCTTTTGTTTCCTTTTGATCTCTTTATCTACTTCTATTTTTATCTCATCTTGAATCATGCGGTGCTGTTTTTCTTGCTTGTATTTAATCAAATCACATACTTTACCATCATTGGCTACATAAGCTCTAAGTCTTGCCATCTTAGTTACACCTTCCTTTGACCATCCTAGCGGACGGCTACTTAACCTTGAAGAGAGGAGGTGGCTCACTTGACCTTCAGCACTGCAACCCATCCTTGCATATTCATCATGATTAGGTCTTATTATGGCTTCCCAGTGATTGCTTATGTATACCCTGGTTCTTCTTATCTGTTCTTTTCTATTCTCGCTATCTGAGTACTCAAGGGCTATGTCAAAGACTGTATTGACTGCTTTTTTATCCTCAGATCTTATGCCGTCATAGATTGCCTTTCTTGCATCTGATACTGAATCACCAAGATGACCTATGGCTCTCATAATTGCTTGGTTTAAATGGAATTTATCAAGCACAAAATGACACTTTGCCCCGAGCACATCCACTCCTGATTTTATCCACGATGCGCCATCTCCCATGATGTATATATGTTCCAAATAGTCTTCATCATAAACCACATCTATGTATTCAAGCACTTCTTCCCATAAGTCTTCACTCTTTTTGTAAACGCCTGCAAAGTAGTGTTTTTCTATTAGTCTATTTCTTTTACTTCCTTGGCTTTCTTTCTCAACATCCTCAAAATACATGCTAGACGTGGCTCTATTGTGTTGCTTTTATAGCCATTTTCTCCGACTTTTAAATCTCCCTTTTTATTGTTGAATTGTAAGGATACATGGTCTTCATCAGCATTTATATATAGGACTTTGACCTGTCTCTTTTTCTTTACAAAGGGTATTAATGCAGGTATTTCTAAGCTATGAACCTCTTTCATGACCGCTTGTTTACTAATAATATCTTCTGTATGCGTTGCATGTTCACCACTAATTCTATAGCTAGTGTCAACAACATGCTTTATGGCTTCTATAACCACATCTTCACTTTTTCTCATGTTTTTTGTAATACCACATGCTTTATCTGCAAGAAATATGAATTCACCTGTTTCTTTCGACTTAAAATAAGTCCTTTTGTACTTGATCTCACCGCATGTGCTTGTAAATGAATTAGGGACCCTAGCACGTTCAACCACGTAGTGACTGGTTCGATATGCTGATTTTCTATACACCTCATCAATGCCTTCTATTGTCTCTGCAATAATCTCTCGTTGCAGCTCCTGTAATGGTTTTCCTAACTCAAGAACAAACTCTCCAATATTCATTTGATCATCATTTATAAAACTTTCTACTACTTTTTCAATCTTTTTGATACCAATCTCCATAAATTGTTGTATACTAATATGCATAAGAAAAACACCTCTCTGTTATGATTTATGGTTTCTAGACAAAACTTATAATATCACAACTTGGTGTTTTTCTTTTATCTTTCTTTATCCGACACTATCTTTACGCTAACTCGACAATTCTTCAATTGCTTAATCTTCGACTACCTTAAATGCTTATAAGCTTCTATAAATCGCTGGCATGCTGTAAAAAGGACTAGTCCCGAAAAAATGATGGCCAGTATATCTACATAGTTGGTAAAAATCATCATCAATGAAAATAAGATGAAACCTTCCGTACGTTCTGCTAGCCCCGGTTGGTAATAGAAACTTTTTTCAGTTGCCTTTTCAGAAGCTGCACCAACGGTCAGAAATATTG from Petrocella atlantisensis includes:
- a CDS encoding ABC transporter ATP-binding protein, whose amino-acid sequence is MIKTIDLTKSYGTFKALDQINIHVKKGSVYGMVGPNGAGKTTLLKIMTGVFRQNQGQVFIDGQVVEDNISLKQRIRFIPDELYYFPMSTIKDMADFYEDMFDVFDRDRFVRIQALLKIPIQKKISQLSKGMKKQVAFWLEICTKPDVMILDEPVDGLDPVMRRQIWSLLLQDVAERNMTVVVSSHNLRELEDVCDYVGILHEGKLLLERDLDEMKSDIHKIQVAFENSDVTLKSLNPLKAMQVGSVHTIIVRGLRDEIEKSLSPMKPVLVDFIPLTLEEIFIYEIGGEGYEVTNLIL
- a CDS encoding glycoside hydrolase family 2 TIM barrel-domain containing protein, which translates into the protein MVKDYWKDLNILSKNTLDPHGTSIPFGSVGQALKGDRLESKYFMLLNGLWKFKYFNHPAYVPETYVMPEYDDALWDTLPVPSNWQLHGYDVPVYTNVAYPIPVDPPNIPEANPVGCYRRVFLVDSTWKDLKTVLHFGGVSIAFTVYVNGKEVGYSQGSHMPSEFDITPYLHIGENCLSVEVYKWAATSYLEDQDYWRMSGIFREVYLYATQKKHIKDYRIQSLLDATYKNGILDVEIDTEGVDDHDAMTMVLALYETSTQLIWETSLDVTHGKAKQKHNIENVKTWNAETPNLYQMVISLKSGSGEVIDIRRQTIGFRSVQIQNGQVLVNGVSVKFKGVNRHDTHPERGYAVTRGDMLEDILLMKQHNINMVRSSHYPNDPYWYELCNIYGMYCMDEADLETHGFVRNEGIANNGIGQALGINHLKEWEAAFVDRAKRMVHRDKNQPSILFWSLGNESGYGPNHDAMAAYIRSVDTTRPIHYESAGEAAVVDMVSVMYPSVDTVIAEGERKDEKRPYFICEFIHSMGNSMGNQQEYFDAIYKYDRLVGGCIWEWADHGLSRQDEQKGSWFAYGGDFGDEPNDLKFCIDGMVYPDRRPHTGLMEFKQVIAPIKVTDIDGKKGIINVENRYDFLDLTHINMHWELLEDGQVILKGSVDDLSILPHHAEDIHLPYNLEEIGKIECDYHLNTYFTSKKPMIFTDDIYEVYRHQIEIKASGLIANVRHNEKIYFSSEKENRFELHLTGKDFEIIFDKVYGVLSSIKVEGIETLEEGLTENFFRAPTDNDEKGWVGREDCPAGLWRKAGLDKLRRNVKSVEIKKSEHQVHIQVEANFAKTSEYIAFETTMHYYIQGNGRIDVAMATRPLLEIDLLPRIGVMFKMKSGFDQLRWYGRGPHESYSDKKESALVGIYQGRVDDQFEPYIIPQENGNKTDTRWQSLMDENGVGIMIVAKEQMDFSVMHYDLKNLVEATHTYELKQVPETLVMIDYGQSGLGNGSCGPDQLEAYKLKPKNTVFEFVILPIHKNKEKEESLYRSL
- the cutA gene encoding divalent-cation tolerance protein CutA; translated protein: MEDGYIIIMTTSRDYREADYITKILLEEKLAACIHSSTEYSHYFYNDKLHHDEEIRLMIKTKKHLYEEVERTIKGLHSYELPEIIVIPIENGSKEYLHWIDFITK
- a CDS encoding branched-chain amino acid aminotransferase, with the translated sequence MLTIDIIKAKQLKDKPDPNNLGFGNYFTDHMFVMDYQEGMGWHNPRVKPYEDLHLDPSAVVFHYGQEMFEGLKAYRRQDGEINLFRPDMNGKRLNNTNDRICMPQIPVEDFVQAVRTLVHTDASWVPEEAGTSLYIRPFVIATEPTLMVNPSKSYLFMIILSPVGAYYKEGLNPVRIYVEDTYVRASKGGVGEAKTGGSYGASMIAQKNAKNEGFAQVLWLDAIEHRYVEEVGTMNIFFKIRGKVYTPALSGSILPGITRDSVISLLKSWDIPIYEERISMDTIIEASKNGDLEEVFGTGTAAVISPVGGIHFKGLDFVVHNNEIGPITRRIYDTLTGMQYGNVKDDFGWIETIEDKNDHGWL
- a CDS encoding Dabb family protein, which produces MIKHIVMWNIKEDLDLDATRETLKEKLEALLESVESLKEISVGFNYNDSEAKRDIVLMTSFLDKAGLDAYIVHPAHIQVGQYVRAVTKDRVVVDYEY
- a CDS encoding UPF0236 family transposase-like protein, whose protein sequence is MYFEDVEKESQGSKRNRLIEKHYFAGVYKKSEDLWEEVLEYIDVVYDEDYLEHIYIMGDGASWIKSGVDVLGAKCHFVLDKFHLNQAIMRAIGHLGDSVSDARKAIYDGIRSEDKKAVNTVFDIALEYSDSENRKEQIRRTRVYISNHWEAIIRPNHDEYARMGCSAEGQVSHLLSSRLSSRPLGWSKEGVTKMARLRAYVANDGKVCDLIKYKQEKQHRMIQDEIKIEVDKEIKRKQKTYTDVWNHQTVAGSTRLVDGMYCLTKKLRGII
- a CDS encoding stalk domain-containing protein codes for the protein MALFILLGMGNNTEAAMMKLDIRVNDMIIKMDSNPYIEEDRTMVPIRTVVEALGTEEVVWNEEDRSATIVVGEKSITFKIDSMNYWVNDVEKTMGVAPVIVDGRTMLPLRIIAEELAFDVNYNPLIRTVAISNPSVEVSQELIATNQYNYEDILWLARIVRTEAYGIGYEAKLAVANVVLNRVKSSRFPMSIKEVIFDTKYATQFPPAHRDSFLALEPDLESWAAAKNALDGHNNIGQSLFFNHKPFPNKSSDLYRIINGEYFYY
- a CDS encoding GntR family transcriptional regulator, which encodes MFQVDIRSRIPIYEQMYENIRRLILEGHIKEDEQLPSIRELASLLTVNPNTILKAFKQLEQDGYIYALQGRGNFAKKLDVVYRNQEIEGVKKKLKETILEAKLLNIPIETLMDLLKDAYKRGGNQ
- a CDS encoding DUF6449 domain-containing protein; the protein is MKLQTSFYNKAILKNNIKRFAYIGILYFVIHFLVVNFGMLMNTLGTTHKMDHLLYKIPSGWDVFILFFLPVILGIVLFRYIQDEKALATIHAFPVSRKTLFFSHMISFVILFGIPLLVNTLISYAILVSKGYPASDLALHLSIYVIGMILSGMTIFYITVMFGMLVGSSVLQAVLTYVMMAIPVAIVEFGKILIGWTLKGFSTYLDEEALHLLMTPYYTIGRMVDASNTDFLIKGFLVLVIYLGISVAASYILYKKRNLERHHDLIAFDFAKIGFIGLLTVLITLTLANMLGSMFYDNRSLGVYVGVFFGALIGYGVTKMIAEKTVRIFVYYKSWLVVVGLFMLALVIVDFDLIGFESYVPNSEEVAYVVYGENSNPRQGRMTDESVLYGSEANFELVFTEQASVQEVLNLHETAIHAEQDMGYNSRVYRLDLVYVLKNGKRVNRMYENPKMEEAFARLHESEGYKQGRIKDIEAILTHPKISTINIWGRGGQERNISPDKSNSLFEAYRKDFMLLSYREEVSYDNWGTIDIAITKGDDTREEDYEILNYHSLNVWPSFEHTKAWLKENGYEGIIPNREGIVSARITPVVTPDMEGDIPPEYVKEMQLQGKIDSAGIVDDDIIDIIFGLPYDYSKDPEDSYRITLIYKDYGEYSYRVSALPEKLKSYVTQY